A DNA window from Anaerocolumna sp. AGMB13020 contains the following coding sequences:
- a CDS encoding HPr family phosphocarrier protein, protein MVTQTFIINNKNGLHARPAGELAKIASTCRSDITLKIGEKKINPKSILNIMAAAIRFGTEIELACNGETETEDLKRLGEAIEQGLGE, encoded by the coding sequence ATGGTTACTCAGACTTTTATTATAAACAATAAAAATGGCCTCCATGCAAGACCTGCAGGTGAACTGGCGAAAATAGCAAGTACCTGCCGTTCGGATATAACCCTTAAAATCGGGGAGAAAAAGATTAATCCGAAAAGTATCTTAAATATCATGGCGGCTGCAATACGCTTTGGCACAGAAATTGAGCTTGCGTGTAACGGAGAAACGGAAACCGAGGACTTAAAACGTCTGGGAGAAGCCATTGAACAAGGCTTGGGTGAGTAA
- a CDS encoding lactonase family protein, with amino-acid sequence MNQKAREILISGYGPINGEASMGLYELSGDFTEDERSFRAYKTNPSFACAWKDMLFTIREETDSGSILCYKRTEEGYSLQHELKLPGGDLCHLLYAPKESVLYCSFYSTGDIAAVKVQDYHFTEVLNHIKLPVNQETGLSRAHCCEKEPQGSRLLFAAIAQDKIFVYDTKEGRITTETPRTSVSLDKGAGPRHLKFHPVLNCLYVITEYSNEIYVYRYEEQDTAPLFTPLQKISTLEDQFEGESFGSSLAISSDGRFLYAANRGADTIRAYEINPDGTLAVKQDVSVKGEFPRHIALTKDDRYLMIANQKSDQLVIYSIEETGKLSNVVKRIDFPAPSYVEEI; translated from the coding sequence ATGAATCAAAAGGCAAGAGAGATACTGATAAGCGGATATGGGCCGATAAATGGAGAAGCCTCCATGGGGCTGTATGAACTATCCGGTGATTTTACAGAAGATGAGAGAAGTTTCAGAGCGTATAAGACGAATCCTTCCTTTGCCTGCGCCTGGAAGGACATGTTATTTACCATAAGGGAAGAAACTGACAGCGGAAGCATCCTTTGCTATAAAAGGACGGAAGAAGGCTACAGCCTGCAGCATGAGCTTAAGCTCCCCGGCGGGGATTTGTGTCACCTGCTCTATGCACCGAAGGAAAGCGTATTATATTGTTCCTTCTATAGTACGGGAGATATTGCGGCAGTAAAGGTTCAGGATTATCACTTTACAGAGGTGCTAAATCATATCAAACTGCCGGTAAATCAGGAAACCGGACTGTCAAGAGCACACTGCTGTGAGAAGGAGCCCCAGGGCAGCAGGCTGTTGTTTGCTGCCATAGCCCAGGATAAAATATTTGTATATGATACAAAAGAGGGTAGAATTACAACAGAAACACCTCGGACTTCTGTCAGTCTTGATAAAGGCGCAGGACCCAGACATTTAAAATTTCATCCTGTCTTAAATTGCCTCTATGTTATAACAGAGTATTCCAACGAAATCTATGTCTATCGCTATGAAGAACAGGACACAGCCCCTCTCTTTACACCCCTTCAAAAGATCAGTACCTTAGAAGACCAGTTTGAGGGAGAGAGTTTTGGTTCCAGCCTTGCCATATCCAGTGACGGCAGATTCCTTTATGCTGCTAACAGGGGAGCTGATACCATAAGAGCTTATGAGATTAATCCTGACGGAACCCTTGCCGTAAAGCAGGACGTCTCGGTAAAGGGGGAATTTCCAAGGCATATTGCATTGACAAAGGACGACAGATATCTGATGATTGCCAATCAGAAATCGGATCAGTTGGTAATTTATAGCATTGAGGAAACCGGAAAATTATCAAATGTGGTAAAACGCATTGACTTTCCCGCACCCTCTTATGTAGAAGAAATCTAG
- a CDS encoding nitroreductase family protein has translation MREQLNDLVTGARTVRRFEEEKEITLEQLRALADLGRLSPSGANLQPLKYILVSNKESREKVFPCLSWAGYLKEWDGPVKGERPGGYIILLRDKNIAGKAGMDEGIAAQSIFLGAAFQGIKGCFIGSVKREGLAKELDISEDYEISLVIALGYPKEEVVIEEIQDGNVKYWRDEKGVHHVPKRSLDEVIISSF, from the coding sequence ATGAGAGAACAATTAAATGATCTTGTAACAGGAGCAAGAACCGTACGCAGATTTGAAGAAGAGAAAGAGATCACACTGGAACAGTTAAGGGCTTTGGCGGATTTGGGAAGACTGTCGCCCAGCGGTGCAAATTTACAGCCCTTAAAATATATACTGGTAAGCAATAAAGAAAGCAGAGAAAAGGTATTTCCCTGTCTTTCCTGGGCTGGTTACTTAAAGGAATGGGACGGACCCGTTAAAGGGGAAAGACCGGGAGGATATATTATCCTTTTAAGGGATAAGAACATAGCAGGTAAGGCTGGAATGGACGAAGGAATTGCAGCGCAGAGCATTTTTTTGGGTGCTGCTTTCCAGGGAATAAAGGGATGCTTTATCGGCAGCGTAAAACGTGAGGGCCTTGCAAAGGAATTGGATATTTCGGAGGATTATGAAATTTCACTGGTAATTGCTCTGGGTTATCCAAAAGAAGAAGTTGTGATAGAAGAGATTCAGGATGGAAATGTGAAGTACTGGAGAGATGAAAAGGGTGTGCACCATGTGCCAAAAAGGTCTCTTGATGAAGTAATCATAAGCTCCTTTTAG
- the ptsP gene encoding phosphoenolpyruvate--protein phosphotransferase has protein sequence MKVLKVKQPASEGIAMGWAYLYQPQERIIADYRVSAEDRNKEIERFEAAVKNAAEELFVLAGENPIFAAHLEMVKDIALQEAVTGKIKGDGNNAEKAVVLACEELILLFEAMEDAYMKERAADIKDIRERLLGQLTGLEKKTVSCEEESILIASDLTPSDTAALDLDKIRGLITRDGGITSHVAILAKSLSLPALVGVKDIFSEVADGDFLILDGYTGELRINPTEEEKQKYHELTGKHKEAEERIKAEEHLPGITRDGKEFHLCANVGNIEDIKKAVTNHIDGIGLFRSEFLYLGSSHFPTEEEQFEAYREAAVICGREITIRTLDIGGDKTLPYYPMDREENPFLGFRAIRISLQEKELFKTQLRAVLRASAFGKIRILFPMIISLEELRAAKAVLRECMEELKAEGIHYDDSIQTGVMIETPASVLCAEELAKEADFFSIGTNDLTQYLLAVDRGNTKIAALYNSFHPAVIRSIRHVTDSAHKYGKKAGMCGEFAGNEKATELLIGLGLDELSMTASLIPGVRYRIRRLDYEAAGKLAEAAVNKATVSEIMELLQ, from the coding sequence ATGAAGGTACTGAAGGTGAAACAGCCTGCTTCCGAAGGAATTGCCATGGGATGGGCATATCTGTATCAGCCACAGGAAAGAATAATAGCAGATTACAGAGTAAGTGCAGAAGACAGGAACAAAGAAATAGAACGATTTGAAGCTGCAGTTAAAAATGCCGCAGAGGAGCTTTTTGTACTTGCCGGAGAGAACCCCATATTTGCAGCTCATCTGGAAATGGTGAAGGATATTGCTTTACAGGAAGCAGTGACGGGTAAGATAAAAGGCGATGGCAATAATGCAGAAAAAGCAGTAGTCCTTGCCTGTGAGGAGCTTATCCTCCTCTTTGAAGCCATGGAGGATGCTTATATGAAAGAAAGGGCAGCGGACATAAAGGATATCAGAGAAAGACTTTTAGGTCAGTTGACAGGCCTTGAAAAGAAAACTGTCAGCTGTGAGGAGGAATCCATTCTGATTGCATCGGATCTGACACCTTCTGATACTGCTGCGCTTGACCTTGATAAAATACGAGGGTTGATTACCAGAGACGGAGGAATTACCAGTCATGTGGCAATACTTGCAAAAAGCCTCTCTCTTCCTGCCTTGGTGGGAGTAAAGGATATTTTTTCTGAGGTGGCAGACGGAGATTTTCTCATTTTGGATGGATATACGGGGGAACTCCGAATCAATCCCACAGAAGAGGAAAAACAGAAGTATCATGAGCTTACCGGGAAACACAAGGAAGCAGAGGAAAGAATAAAAGCAGAGGAGCACCTTCCTGGTATTACCCGGGATGGAAAAGAATTTCATCTGTGCGCCAATGTGGGCAATATAGAGGACATTAAAAAGGCTGTTACAAATCATATTGATGGCATTGGATTATTCAGAAGTGAATTTCTCTATCTTGGCAGCAGCCATTTTCCTACGGAAGAAGAGCAATTTGAAGCATACCGGGAAGCTGCGGTAATCTGCGGCAGGGAAATAACCATAAGAACCCTGGACATCGGAGGGGATAAGACGCTTCCCTACTATCCCATGGACAGAGAGGAGAATCCCTTTCTCGGTTTTAGAGCAATTCGTATTTCCCTTCAGGAAAAAGAACTGTTTAAGACCCAGTTAAGAGCTGTTCTAAGAGCAAGTGCTTTCGGTAAAATAAGAATTCTCTTCCCTATGATAATTTCTCTGGAGGAATTAAGAGCTGCGAAGGCAGTCCTCAGAGAATGCATGGAGGAATTAAAGGCAGAAGGTATACACTATGACGACTCCATACAGACAGGGGTTATGATAGAAACACCCGCCAGTGTACTCTGTGCGGAGGAATTGGCAAAGGAAGCTGACTTTTTCAGTATCGGCACCAACGATCTGACCCAATATCTGCTGGCAGTGGACAGAGGGAATACTAAAATTGCTGCGTTATATAATTCTTTTCATCCTGCGGTAATAAGAAGTATAAGGCATGTAACGGATAGTGCTCATAAGTATGGAAAGAAGGCTGGTATGTGCGGTGAATTTGCTGGAAATGAGAAAGCCACGGAGCTCCTCATAGGACTGGGACTGGATGAACTTAGTATGACAGCCTCGCTGATACCTGGCGTCAGATACAGAATCAGAAGATTAGATTATGAAGCTGCTGGAAAACTTGCAGAAGCTGCGGTAAATAAAGCTACCGTAAGCGAAATTATGGAATTATTGCAGTAA